TCCGAAGACCGGGGCGGTCACGGCGACCGTCAACATCGGAGCGAACTGCGGGAAACTGGCGATCACGAGCGGTGGCGAGTTCCTCTACGTCGCGCATACGTCGGACGGGATGGTTTCGCAGATCGATCTGGCGACCTTCACCGTGGTGAGGAGTTTCGGTGCGCAGGCCTTGGATATGGCAACAGTGCCGGGGAATCCGAATCGCCTGATTTCCCTGACCCTGAGCGGTGTCTGGGCCTTGGAGAACGGGGTCCTGCTGCCGCAGAAGATCCAGCACAACAACATCGGCAACTTTCTGGAGGCATCCAGCGATCCGGGGGTCTTCTTCTGCTTCAACGGACTGAGCACCGAGTACGGCTTCCGGAAGATCTTCCTAGGACCGGACGGCGTGACCGAAGGGCCGGTGATGGAAGGGATCTTCCACGAAGAAGTGGGCGAGGTGGTGGCCGCGGGCGACTTTGTTTTCGACAACCACGGGCGGATGGCCAACGGGCTGGCAATGAAACGGGAAATCAATTTCCCGGCATTCGGCCCGGTGTGTCCGGACTTGCAGAGGAAGCGGGTCTACTTCCTCGCCTGGGAGGCGGCGGGCTACCGGACCCTGAAAGCCTTCGATCCCGCCACCGCGCACGAGATCGCGCAGGTCAACCTACCGGCCAGCCATACGAATCCGAAGGGTCTGGTGCGGTGGGGCGAGAGCGGCCTCGCATTCCGCAGCGAGAAGGGGATCACCTTGTTCCAGATCCCGCGCCTGACCGGAGCCGGGAACCCGGCGGATCTGGAAGTCAGGATCGAATCGAGCACTGGCGCTGCGGCGACGGGGGATCCGGTCGAGTATGAAGTGGTGGTCTCGAACGAAGGCACGGCGCAGGCACCGGATACGCTGGTGACGGTGGATCTCGGCGGCGACCAGACGATCGAGCGGGTCGATTCCCCGGCGATTCCTTACACGCAGTCGGGCAAGCGGATTTCCTTCCATCCGGGCGTCTTGCCGCAGGGCGGGAGCAGGAGCTTCAAGATCAAGGCACGCGCCGGGGGTGCCGGGTTGATTGCCGCCAGCGCGGCGGCCAGTTCCTCGGTCGTGGATCCGGATTTCGAGCCCGCGGTGGCGGCGGTGAGCGTGGAATTCGACAACGCTCCGGGAGCCTTCAACGAGCTGCGTCTCGCCATCAACGACATCGTTGAAGATCCGACGCGGGGTTTGCTGTGGCTGGCGCTCGGTGCCGAGGCCGGAGCGGGTCTGGCGAACAGCATCGTATCGCTGGACCCTACGACCGGGCACATCAGCCAGCCCATTCCCCTGTGGGCGACGCCGGGGATGCTGAAGGTTTCCGAGAACGGGACCTATCTCCATGCCGTGCTTCTCGATCTGCCGCTGATGCAGCGCGTGCGGCTAGATCTCCATCGCAAGGATCTACGTCACGTCTTCGGAGGCACGGCCGACGGACAGCGGATGTTCGGCGGCGACTTCGAAATCCTGGACGGCGACGGCCGCTCGATCGTGATCTCGCGCTATGATCCGCTGCTCAGGCCGGGCATCAAGGGGGTCGCGGTTTATGACGACGGGGTCGTCCGGCCGCGGATCGAGCACAGCTTCAATTCCTCGGTGCTGGAAGACTCACCGGACGCTTCGATTTTCTATGGCTATGACAATGCCAGCACCGGCTTCGGCTTCAGCCACTTGAAGGTGGATGCAGAGGGGGTGAGGACCGTGGCGAGCCGGAGCTACATGTTCTCCTATAACTTCGCGATCCGGCTGGAATCGGCGGGCGACAAGGTTTTCGCCACGGATGGCGGAGTGGTGGACGGGCTGGCGATGAAGGGGCTCGGCAACTTCGGCACGAACGGGCCGATGGTGCCGGACCCGCAGCGCGACCGCGCCTTCTTCCTGGAGTCTAGCGGCGACGCGGGCTGGAACTACGACGTGCTGACCAGCTACAGCACGGACACGATGATGTCCGAGTTTTCGCGGCGGCTTCCCAAGGGCTACGGGTTGCCGCGGCGGATGATCCGCTGGGGGAACAACGGGATCGCCTTCAGCGTGGATCAAACGGTGGTGCTCCTGAGCGACCCGCACCTGATCCCGTCCGGCGATCCGGCGGATCTCGGCGTGCAGGTGAGCGTGACTTCCGGCGAAGCGATGGTCGGTGAGCCGATCCGGTACCGTGTCGATATTCTCAACGAGGGTCCGAACCCCGCGACCGAGTGCTTCGCGAGCGTGTTCGTCACCGAAGGCCAAGTGGTCGAATCGGTGGATGGCGCGCCCTTCGTCCGGGACGGGAATTGGTATAGCTTTTATCTCGGGGACCTGGCTCCGGATGAGGACGTCCGGATCGAGATCGTTACGAGGATGAACCAGCCGGGAACGGCGCAGTGCTTTGCCTATCTGGAGGCGACATCCGACGATCCGCGGGCCGGCAACAACTCGGACACCGCGGTGGTGCCGGTGAGCTACAACCGGGGCTTGGATGCGGTCAACCGCCTGCAGCTTGCCTTGTCCGGGATGGTGAAGGACCCGGTGCAAGATCTGATCTGGTGCAGCGTCTCACCGGGAGGACCGCCGGGACTGGCGCGTTCGGTGGTGGCGATCGATCCCGCGAACGGCACGATCAAGCATCGCATCCCGATGAGCAATGCGCCCGGGACCCTGGCGATCTCCGCGGACGGGCGCTGGCTCTATGCCGGTCTGCTCGACATGACCGCGATCCGGCGGATCGACCTGCAAACGCGGACCCTGGATATCCTGATCGAGCTGGGGCCCGATCGCTTCGCGGGAGAGATTGAGGTGTTGCAGGGCGATGGGCGGAGCGTGGTGGTGGCGATGCAGAACCGGACCTTGGCTTCCCGTTTCGCGGCGTTGGCCGTGTATGACGACGCGGTGAAACGGCTGCAGGAGATCACGTCCTGGGAAGGCTCGGTCAACGAGATCGCGAGTTCGGCCGATCCGGGCATCTTCTTCGGCATCAACACGGACTCGACCGGGGCGGACTTCTACCGCCTGCGGGTGAGCGCCACCGGGGTGGTGGTGGAAGAAGGCCAGATGCGGGCGATCCGGGAGTTCTGGGGCGGCCTGCGTTCGGACGGCGACTATGTGGTGATGGATACCGGACGGCGGATCGACGGGGCGACGATCACTTGGAAAGGTGAATTCAATGCCTCGGGAACGGCCCTGCCCGAGACCGGTATCGGCCGGGTCTTCTTCGTCGAGCACGAGTTCGATTGGGGGAGCCGTGCCGACAGCGCGCGGAGGATCTCCGCCTACGATTCGAACTCGATGGTGAAAGTGCTGGAGACCCCGCTGCCGGAAGGGCTGGGTTGGGCGCGGGATTTCCTCCGCTGCGGTGGTGATCGGATGGCCTTCCGCTCGAACGGCGAATTGATCCTCGTCCGCAGCAGCCAGTTGACGCCGTCCGCGGTGCCAAGCGATCTGGCGGTGAGCGTCCAAGCGCCGCCGGTGGTGCACGTGGGGGTTCCCGCCTTCTACACGGTGACGATCACGAATGTGGGCCAGAGTGCGGTGACGAGCACGGTGACCGGCGTGAACCTGTCCGTGAACCAGACCTTGGGGACGATCGATGCTCCGGGGGCGACCCACACCGTGGAAGGTCTGAGGGTGACGATCAAGGGCGGCCCGCTGGCAGCCGGTGCGAGCGCGGTCTATCGGGTCGCCGGGAATCCGGAGACGGCAGGGGTGCTAAGTTGCAATGCCGGGGTCACCTCGCCGGCGGTGGAGGTCCAACTGGCGAACAACAAGGCCGAGGCGATCAACCATGCGCGCTACACGATGGGGCCGAACGCGGGATGGATCACACGCTTCACCGCGAAAGACATCATCGACGACCCGACGCGGAACTGGATCTGGGCGAGCGTGGCATCCAGCGGCAAGCCGGGTGCGCAGGGTGCGGTCAGCGCCATCGACCCGCTGACCGGGCTGGTGATGGCCAGAGTGAGCTTCACGGGCAACCCGACGGCACTGGCGATCTCGCGCAACGGGCGCTACCTCTACGCGGCGCTGCTCGACCAGCCCGCGGTGCAGCGGATCGATCTGGTATCCCGCACGGCGGATCTCCTGATCCCGCTGGGTGATGATCCGGCTTACCGGGCGGAGGACATGCTGGTGCTGGAGGGCGACGGAACCGCTCTGATGGTGGCGCGGAACGATCCGCCGACCACATGGACGCAAGCCGGGGTGGCGGTCTACGACGGGGCGGTCAAACGTCCGAACGTGACGCCGCGGCCGTGGACTGGCAACCGGATCGAGGCGAGCCCGGATCCGAATGTTTTTTACGGCTTCAACGGCCGCAACACCGGCGCGGAGCTCTACCGGATGACCGTGGATGCGAACGGAGTGACGCAGACGATGGTTGCGAACACCCTGTTCGCGCCCTTCACCGACTATCGGGCGTCCGGCAATCTGCTCTTCACCTCCTCGGGGCGCCTGATCGACACGACCAGCCTGAGCGTGAAATTCAGCCTGCCCAACGGGAACTGGGGAATTCCTTGGGTGGATGCGGCGCACCAGAGTTGCTACCTCACAAACAACATCTTCCTGTATGCCTACTCGACCGAGACGGGCGAGGAAAAGGAGACCTTCCCGATCGGAGGTCTGAACTATCCCGGTGCCCACAAGCAGATGGTGCGCTGGGGGACAGACGGCTTCGCGATCCTGGGCGAGAACGGGAAGATCCTGTTCCTGCGCTGGGCGCTGGCACCATATACGCCGCCGGTAGCGGCGGGTGAGGCGGACGCGACGGTGGCTGGTACGACGCTCGACTCCGACGGGGACGGTCTGGCGGATGCGCTGGAGTATTTCTTCGGGACCTCCGCCACGGCACCCCAAGCGGGCTCGCCCGTGAAGGTGCTGGGAGTAAACGAGGGCGGCCTGCACCTCACCTTCACCAGGCGGCAAGGCCTTCCCGCCGGGGCTTATCGGATCGCGGTGAGCGGGGACATGAAGTCTTGGCAAGCGGCGGAAGGAGTGGTGGAAAGTGTCACCGGCACGGCGGAAATCGACGGCGTGATGGTCGAAACGGTCGAGGCGCGCGTGCCCTGTCCGGTGGGGCGGGGTTTCGTGAGAATCGAATGGGACGGCTGAGGCTCTGGCGCGGAATGGCCCGTAGGCGGCGCGCCAAGGAGGGTCGCTTGCGCGGGTGAATTCCCGCGGCTAGGTTCAATCATGGATGCTGCAGGCCGGAGGTGTGGGGGGAGAACCCCTGAAATCCGACTGCGGCACGGGGGCTGCTGCGTCCGGAATTGTGTCGATTTCCTGACCCACGGGGGCATTGACGCACAGGGGAGCGCATGCACAATCCCGCCCCCGGCGGCTCTCCCGCCGGGATCCAGTCCGGCCGCAGAGTGCGGCCACCACGAGCTACTACCATGACCACCATTGCCATCAACGGGTTCGGGCGCATCGGGCGCCTCGTCTTCCGCGCCCTCGTCGAGCAGGGCCATCTCGGGACCACCTTCAACGTTGTCGCCGTGGGTGACATCGTGCCCGCCGACAACCTGGCCTACCTGCTGAAGTACGACTCCACGCAGGGCAAGTTCAACGGCACCGTGACTTCCAAGAAGTCCAAGCCGGAACTGGAAGAGGACGACGTGCTGGTGGTGAACGGCCACGAGATCAAGGTAGTGAGCGCCCGCACTCCGGACGGCCTTCCCTGGAAGGAACTCGGCGTGGAAGTGGTGATCGAGTCCACCGGTCTCTTCACCGCCGCCGAGAAGGCCAAGGGTCACATCGTGGCCGGTGCCAAGAAGGTCATCATCTCCGCTCCGGCGCAGGGTGAAGACGGCACCTTCGTGCAGGGCGTCAACGACGAGCTTTACGATCCCGCCAACCACCACATCATCTCCAACGCGAGCTGCACCACGAACTGCCTTGCCCCGATCGTGCACGTCCTCCTCAAGGAAGGATTCGGCATCGAGGAAGGCCTCATGACCACCATCCACTCCTACACCGCGACGCAGAAGACGGTGGACGGTCCTTCGAAGAAGGATTGGAAGGGTGGCCGCAGCGCCGCGATCAACATCATCCCGTCCACCACGGGTGCCGCCAAGGCGGTCGCGCTGGTTTGCCCGGAAGTGAAGGGCAAGCTGACCGGCATGTCCTTCCGCGTGCCGACCCCGACCGTGTCGGTGGTCGACCTGACGGTGAAGACGACCAAGGCGACCTCGCTCGGCGAGATCAAGACCGCGCTGAAGAATGCCTCCGAGACCTACCTCAAGGGCATCCTGGCCTACACCGAAGACGAAGTGGTTTCGACCGACTTCATCCACGACGCACACTCGTCGATCTTCGATGCCGGTTCGTCCATCGAGCTGAACCCGACCTTCTTCAAGCTGGTCGCTTGGTACGACAACGAGTGGGGTTACTCCAACCGCGTGATCGACCTGCTGTTCGACGTGGTGAAGAAGGGAATCTGATTTCCCGGACTCGCTAGTTTTTCAGAAGCACCCCGCCTTGAGAGAGGCGGGGTGTTTTTGTTTTGGATGAAGCTGCGGGGCGAGGGGAGTTCGCTTGATCGGGCCGCGATTATCCGGACGATGGGGGGGGGCCGCTTTCCTGTCCCGTCCATGATCACATCAGGCGACATCAATAAGATCCTGAAGCGTGTGGTAGTTCCAACACTTCGGGAGATCGGCTTCAGCAAATTCAAGGGCCGCGTTGCATGGCGTTACTTGGACGATGCGATCTGGGTTTTTCATACAAAGGCGGTCGGGAACTATTTCTCCGAGGTCACCGGTTTCCCTCCCTCGTCACTCACCGCACGGCTCGGGATTTTCTATTTGGATTTTCCGGGCTCGCATCCGGTCAAAACCGTGGATGACGGTCTTCTGATTCCAGACGAAAGCCGATGTCAGGTCCGGTATGGCTTGGATAATATCGCCGACCAAATTGCCATCCGGAATCCTGAGATGCGGGAGCAAGATAGATTGAGGAAGGACATCTGGTGGGTCGATCGTGATGGCAGCAATGCAGAGGCTGTCGTGGAGGACATCAGGCGATCGATCCTTGAATATGGAGTGCCATTGCTCGAGAAGCCTTACAACACGCGAGCGGCCCAGTTGGAGAGACGAGGTCTAGCCGACCCGAGAAGCTGTTAGGACGCTAACCTTTGATGCCTTGCCCGATGTCTGAAATCGGAATGAGATCTTCGCCCTTTGCATTCTACGAGGAAGTCCGGGTGAAGGCCGGTCGGGCCGGACTTGAGGAAGTTGCCGGTGAACTCGGGGCGGTCTTGGGTTCTTCACAAGACGGCGAGCGCTGGAGCTATGCAATTCTCATCTATTCGCGGGGGGCCACGTGGGGTGCAGACGAGGATGATCTCGTCAGCACCGGACGGATCCGGACGCGGGAAGAGTTCTACGACGGCGCGGCGGTCCGAGTTTCGGAAGACGGGCAGTTGCTCGATTGAGAAATCCGCCCGATGTCATCGGGAGTCCGAAGGGCCACCGGATTCAAACCTTTAAGAAGGTCTTCTTCTTCCACAGGAAGTAGAGCACCAGCCACTCGATAAGGAGGATGCCGGTGGTGATGAGGAGGGGACCCCAGTGGCCGGACTTGGAGGCGAGGCCGCCGAGGAAGAACCCGGAGATGTCCGCGAAGGGGACGACGCGCTCCAGCAGGTAGATGGTGATGGAGTTCATGCCGACGACCTGGAGGAAGAAGCTCCAATTCGGCTGCGGGCGGAAATCGACGAGGAGGTAGAAGACGACGAAGAGCCAGGTGCAGATGCCGCCGGCGAGGAGATTGAAGGAACTGGTCCAGATCTTCTTGATGGGCGGGTAGCCGAGGTGCCAGGCGATCCAGCCGAGGAAGAAGACGGCGGTGCCCGCAATGAGGATGCGACTGGCGGCGGTGAGGGAGGGCTTCTCCCAGGAGCGGACGTAATCGCCGACAAGCAGGCCGCCGAGGGTGAGGGCGCAGGCGGAGATGACGGAGAGCACTCCTTCAGGATCGTAAGGCGCCCATTCGTGGGGACGGCCCGGGAGGAAGCGTTGGTCGAACCACGCATTGATGCTGCCCGCAGGGGTGAGCACGCCGGCACCGTGACCGGGAACCGGGACGAGGAGTTGCAGAACGGCGATGGCGATGAGGATACCGAGGCACCATGCGGTCCGGCCCTTCCATGAGCGGGTGAAGAGGAAGACGGTGGCGGCAACACCGTAGGCGATGCCGATCTGGCCGAGGACGCTGGCGAAGCGTTGCTCGGAGTAGCCGACGAGTTTCAACCCGCCATTGTAGAGAATGCCGAGGACGATGAGAATGATGACGCGGCGGATGACGGTGCGCAGCAGGCTTGCACGCGAGACTCCGG
The sequence above is a segment of the Luteolibacter rhizosphaerae genome. Coding sequences within it:
- the gap gene encoding type I glyceraldehyde-3-phosphate dehydrogenase, which codes for MTTIAINGFGRIGRLVFRALVEQGHLGTTFNVVAVGDIVPADNLAYLLKYDSTQGKFNGTVTSKKSKPELEEDDVLVVNGHEIKVVSARTPDGLPWKELGVEVVIESTGLFTAAEKAKGHIVAGAKKVIISAPAQGEDGTFVQGVNDELYDPANHHIISNASCTTNCLAPIVHVLLKEGFGIEEGLMTTIHSYTATQKTVDGPSKKDWKGGRSAAINIIPSTTGAAKAVALVCPEVKGKLTGMSFRVPTPTVSVVDLTVKTTKATSLGEIKTALKNASETYLKGILAYTEDEVVSTDFIHDAHSSIFDAGSSIELNPTFFKLVAWYDNEWGYSNRVIDLLFDVVKKGI
- a CDS encoding DUF4304 domain-containing protein yields the protein MITSGDINKILKRVVVPTLREIGFSKFKGRVAWRYLDDAIWVFHTKAVGNYFSEVTGFPPSSLTARLGIFYLDFPGSHPVKTVDDGLLIPDESRCQVRYGLDNIADQIAIRNPEMREQDRLRKDIWWVDRDGSNAEAVVEDIRRSILEYGVPLLEKPYNTRAAQLERRGLADPRSC
- a CDS encoding Imm31 family immunity protein, giving the protein MSEIGMRSSPFAFYEEVRVKAGRAGLEEVAGELGAVLGSSQDGERWSYAILIYSRGATWGADEDDLVSTGRIRTREEFYDGAAVRVSEDGQLLD
- a CDS encoding acyltransferase family protein, which encodes MADSRATAPRLRSLDALRGFDMLWIIGLSEFFIQLAEITKIGWLQTWAVQMDHVAWEGIRIHDLIFPLFMFASGISIPYALKPKLEAGVSRASLLRTVIRRVIILIVLGILYNGGLKLVGYSEQRFASVLGQIGIAYGVAATVFLFTRSWKGRTAWCLGILIAIAVLQLLVPVPGHGAGVLTPAGSINAWFDQRFLPGRPHEWAPYDPEGVLSVISACALTLGGLLVGDYVRSWEKPSLTAASRILIAGTAVFFLGWIAWHLGYPPIKKIWTSSFNLLAGGICTWLFVVFYLLVDFRPQPNWSFFLQVVGMNSITIYLLERVVPFADISGFFLGGLASKSGHWGPLLITTGILLIEWLVLYFLWKKKTFLKV